One window from the genome of Actinoplanes teichomyceticus ATCC 31121 encodes:
- a CDS encoding general stress protein, with product MPPGPAGVPQLPAQELGRGVRHTGPTVVVGTYPEYALAQQAVDHLSDNRFPVERTSIVGTDLRLVETVLGRLTTGRAAMAGAASGAWFGLFIGVLFGLFSDSNWFPVILTTVVVGAIWGAIFGAIAHAATGGRRDFTSRSSLQAAQYAVLADAEVADEARTLLVQLNWRVSGAQ from the coding sequence ATGCCGCCCGGCCCGGCCGGGGTGCCCCAACTGCCGGCACAGGAGCTCGGCCGCGGCGTCCGGCACACCGGTCCGACCGTGGTGGTCGGCACCTACCCGGAGTACGCCCTCGCCCAGCAGGCCGTCGACCACCTCTCCGACAACAGGTTCCCGGTCGAGCGGACCTCGATCGTCGGCACCGACCTGCGCCTGGTGGAGACCGTGCTCGGCCGGCTCACCACCGGCCGGGCGGCGATGGCCGGCGCGGCCAGCGGCGCCTGGTTCGGGCTCTTCATCGGCGTGCTGTTCGGGCTGTTCAGCGACTCGAACTGGTTCCCGGTCATCCTGACCACCGTGGTCGTCGGCGCGATCTGGGGCGCCATCTTCGGGGCCATCGCGCACGCCGCGACGGGCGGCCGGCGCGACTTCACCTCGCGCAGCTCGCTGCAGGCCGCGCAGTACGCGGTGCTCGCCGACGCGGAGGTCGCCGACGAGGCGCGCACCCTGCTGGTCCAGCTGAACTGGCGGGTCAGCGGCGCACAGTGA